The Candidatus Pelagibacter sp. IMCC9063 genome has a window encoding:
- a CDS encoding Fur family transcriptional regulator, translating to MNNTEIVFNIIKKSNQPLTAYAILELFKKKKIVQPMTVYRALNELMDKGEIHKSNQNKTFLLCNHSHAIEHNPSIAICKKCGDTEELESSLFNNFLKKYNIKKFDFKKFQVEVSTICSNCN from the coding sequence ATGAATAATACTGAAATAGTCTTTAATATTATAAAAAAATCAAATCAACCTCTAACAGCTTATGCAATCTTGGAATTGTTTAAAAAAAAGAAAATAGTTCAGCCAATGACTGTGTATAGGGCTTTGAATGAATTGATGGATAAAGGTGAGATACACAAATCTAATCAAAATAAAACTTTTTTATTATGCAATCATTCTCACGCAATAGAACATAATCCATCTATAGCTATTTGTAAAAAATGTGGTGATACTGAAGAGCTAGAATCTAGTTTATTCAATAATTTTCTTAAAAAATATAATATTAAAAAATTTGATTTTAAAAAATTTCAAGTCGAAGTCTCAACAATCTGTTCAAACTGTAACTAA